Part of the Musa acuminata AAA Group cultivar baxijiao chromosome BXJ3-10, Cavendish_Baxijiao_AAA, whole genome shotgun sequence genome, AAGGCTCCAAATTATTCCCCAAAATAATGGCAAGAACAACTTTTATCCAATCTACAGTTAACTGATTTTGATCTCTGTACGTTAGTTACTATGTTTGGTGATGTCAATCTCCAATTTCTTAGTAATGTTGATTTGGCACAAATTGTAGCTTTCACGTatcaatttattatatttaaattcatGTGTATTATTAAAGTATTTGCATGCAATATTTACTAAATTCATATATGTCaagattcattctttttttttttaccaaaagaGAAATAGAATCTATTGTATTAAACTTGAGGAACAAACTGAGCTGCTAATGGATCTGTAGCAGCAAACCAAAAATTGGAGATCTGAGATCTCCCAAAATTTGTCAGATTATGGCTTACAAAATTGTTggatcaaaaaaagaaaagatatccGAAAATAGATTCCACATATACGGAATATGAGTCAGAATAGATTCTCTTTGGACATTGTTGGATCAGGGAAGCTTCCTTCCACCATGAGTGAGAAGGAAGCCTTGCAGCAGCTGCCACCCATCCAAAGAGACTTTCGATCAGCAGTTAAGAGGTGGAATCCAGTAGCTGCAGGAAGAGAAGGGGAGATGAATGATCCATCAACGTGAAGAATAACCTGGGAGTCCTCGAGAGAACAAGGAATACCACTTAGTTCCCTGACAGTGTCCTCGAGGAAAAATTAATGAAGTCATTACCAGCCATATTCTTTGCTGGGATGGATGGCCTGGTTGAATGCTTATTGTGTTTAGCATCATTTCAATTGGTCCTTAGAAATCAGAAGCAAGTGGCAATGGTGCTGAGCAATGGTCCATAGAAATCTACCTCGTCACAATTAAGGATAAGAAGCAAATACTCGacacaaattatttttttaatagtaaAAATATCTTTAATACTCAGGCCACCCCTATCTTTGAGAAGGATCATATTATCTCAATCGAGACGGTGAAACCTTTTGTGATCAAGCGAGtcccttagaaaaaaaaaatcataaaaaattctaAAGAATCTTGTTAGAAGCCCAagaactaagaagaatatgagtgGATAAAAAGTTGAAAATAAAGTTGATCAGGACTATCTTACTAGCTTAAGAGAGAAAGCCTTTGTGTCAATCTTAGATCTAGCTTTCTCCACAagattattttgggccaagtcttcccattatatttaaataataaaagaagGTACCAAAGTATTTGAATCATCATATCGAAGTACAAATCGAATATTTAATGGAGGCCTCACATTGCTTAAGAAAGCAAATATTGGATTTGAATAGGTCAATTGTGACATTGGAGAGGCTAGGGAAGATGTataaaattttaatgatattggAGCAATATTTGGGGTTGGTTTAGAAAGAAAATGGGTATGTAATCGATAAACTTTGTGATTTTTTATCGATcactgataaggtatattttgggtccagaCCATATCACAATCGATGTCACACCACGCTACAGCCAAGTCAGCAAGAGGAGTACCCCCACACGTCGAGCCAGAGATAGTACCAAGATGCTGCTTGGTATGTCTCATCCCGGTAAGTCCGAGACGACGTCGTATGGCATCGTTCAACACGTCTTGGGGCGGCGACCATAtaaaggtaccatctcacctcTCGAGGATCGATCGTCGTGCCAAACTCACGTACGatcgaccctcgtacagtagtataaaacccTTGGTCGATATCCGACCCAGGGGAAAAAAAAGggataaaaagagagagagagagagagagagagagatcaatccACCACTGACTTACTTGTCGGAGGGGCCATAGTCGGTAAACACTCGACGGGGGCCATTTATGCAGGAAAACGGATCTCCCTAAGGTGAGACTATCCTGATCGAGAGAGGCATTTTCAATATTTCGACGCCAGCACCTCGTCCAGAGGGTATGATCGACCTCGTCAACCAGTTCACTCGACCGAAGACTCTCGACATCAACCTGCGAACTAGGccttgctgactcatcagccacgacgtATTAGTTCATCAGCGATCACAATAGCAGAAACAAGGGAAGAGAGCACCTACTtagcaataataaaaaataaaataaggggAGGAGATCGGTCACCCTTCCTATTTGCTACTTTTCTGCATATCAAATATGCTGCAATCTTCATAGACCGAGTTTAATTCTTGTCACGATCATTAACTATATATGTGTGGTAGACAACACCACGCAAAGGAAGTGTATATATATAGTTCATTACATTCCAAGGGAAGTAGTGGGATTGCCTCTTGGTAGTGGAGTAGAGTAGAAGGCCGCTGTTGGTGGTGGGGAGGTATTCGATGTGTACATGTATACGGGTATGATCTTTATTCCCAAGTCAAGATCTTTGTTCTTAGACGAGACAGCGAGTGCTCTGCGGTGGACGGATATGATCTTTAATCTGAAGTCAAGATCTTTGTTGTTGCCTAAGAGAGCGAGTGCTCTCTGGATCCACCGCTCGGCGTTTTGTCTCTCCTCCCCCCCCACACGCTCTGCACATGCACTGCTCTCCCATGGCTTCCAACACGCGTCCATGCCATCTCTTAGACTCTTCCTCCATGGCAGAAGACGACGTGAGCTTCACTTGCGTGATGCAGCACACAAACCTTTTTTAACTTTTCCCACCCTCCATGACTCTATGCTTTTTTTCTTTcagtataatatatacatatatcttatATTACATCGACATGATGCACACTAGACGTGTGGTCCTGACATATATATACACCCTGAAATATACAGTGTCTGGAAAAGATTATTCTTATCTATTTATTACCTGATCACAAAAGCTGGAAATACAAAGAGTACACAGCCTTTGGAATTCGTATGGTATTCATACAGCTGCAAggtttgttgttattattgtgtAATCCTCCTCATGTCAGGTGGGGAACATCTTTCTCGGACAGCACTACTTCACATCAATGATCACTCGTGGCCGTAGAGCAATCTTAATCTAACAACCATATTGAGTGCCgacctttttctcttcttcctgcTATTCTTGCTCAAGAACATGGGGTATTGGTCTCTCGGCTTCTTTGATCTTTCCACCCTTGCAAACCAAGCAGGAGTAGATGAGGTGGCACCATCCTACGACTGAGTTCCCACGTGCGATCAGGTAACCATAGTTCCAGACACGTGTACACGGCACTCGGGTAGTGAGAGCTATAAAGCGACTGGTGAAGGCGGCCTGGACATACCTTGTTCTCGCCCGCCTCCGCGCCTTCTTGTTCCTCTCATTCGAGTCGTTGTGGCGTGAGAGGGGAGCCACAGGGAGAAGCAATGGGGAGGCAGCCATGCTGTGATAAGGTGGGGTTGAAGAAGGGACCATGGACAGCAGAGGAGGACAAGCGGCTGATCAACTTCATCCTCACCAATGGCCAATGCTGCTGGAGGGCTGTGCCTAAGCTTGCAGGTCCTCCTCCCACTTTACATGCCACTACAACACTGATGGTGTCTAATCTAGATTTAAGATCGTGTTGTTGAGACAGGACTTCTGAGGTGCGGAAAGAGTTGCAGGCTAAGATGGACAAACTACCTCAGGCCTGACCTGAAGAGGGGATTGCTGTCGGAAGCCGAGGAGAAGTTGGTCATTGAGCTCCATTCTAAGCTGGGAAACAGGTGCCCATCTTCCCTGTTCTCTTGTTCCTTCTTTCCCTTTGTCATCTTGTGGATTCGACCGATGCAGGCCCTTTGTTGGTTTCCTCAGGTGGTCTAAGATCGCATCCCATCTCCCTGGTAGAACGGATAATGAGATCAAGAACCACTGGAACACCCACATCAAGAAGAAGCTAAGGCGGATGGGGATCGACCCCCTCACCCACGAGCCCCTCATCCCTTCGGCTAATGATCTCCTCCACCAGGAGCAGCAACAAGTGGGTGCCTCGGCTGACAGGAGGGAGGGAAACGACAAGGTATCAGAAGAGCAAGGTGAAGAAGAGAACATCACAAGCACAGTTGACGATGCCTTTTGTACTGATGAGGTGCCCATGATCCAGCCCCATGAGATGATCGTCCCATGTGCTTCCACCCCCTCTGCCTCATTTTCcatttcttcatcatcatcatcatcatcatcatcatcatcatcatcatcatcatcatgctctTCTTCCTGCTCCTCGGTGAAGGCTCAGGAGATCCAGCCGCCGTGCATGGAGTGGCCGGAATCAGTGTGTCTTTGGGGTTTGGATGAACTGAACGGATGGGACTTCAACTATGCTCAAGGGGATGAACAATTAGGCCTTGATCTTTTCACCCAGTGGCAAAGAACTGCTCTGGATCAAGAAACCTGGAAATTTGAGCTTTTCTGATCTCAGGTTCCTTGGTTCTGTAATTTGTGCTTGCAGATAGAATAAAGAGGAAACAGAATGTGATACCAAACTCatttttcctcctcttttttctttctttctttctttttcctgttTGGTTTTCCTCTGTACAGGTTATAAAGAACATGTAGAGATGAGCTTCTAGTTGAGGCTTCTCTCAGCTCAATGCCAAATGTTTAGACACGACTATAAGTTTTGCTGATTGATGTTGTGGAAATGACTCGTTTGATGAAGATTAGTAAGCAAAGTTCATCGATTGCTTATTACTTCCTTGTAGATTACCCCATATATGTGACAGATGTTGGTGCCACTTGCATCAATGATAGGGtcaatcaataaaaataaaataagatgtgAAAAGGACCCGATACTTTTGACCTTTGCTTTATGTTTCATCATCATTCTATCAATCTTCTACCATCCAAGATCAGgtggaagagaggagaggagagaagtaGCCAAGTATTATGAAGGCCACTCTCTGCCTCTACTTCTCTTCCACATGAGTTTGACATTCACAAGAAAGGTCAATATCATCGATGACAACATCACACAACTACAACAAAACCAAAGCCTCAGAGTTGACTTGAGAAGATTCAGCATATTTCTGGATTCATCTTACCTTTGGACATTTGAGACCATGCATTGGGAGTTCAAGCATTCATTGCCGATGTTTCCATGTGTTCCTTCCAGCCTTGCACCATATGTAGGGCACATGAATTCTAGCTAAACTACAAGCTTTGTGTTCCCCTTCTTACGCATCCGTTCGCTGACCACTCTTAAATGCATCAACTCAAGTGATGCTtcgtaccctttttttttttatctgttcCACCTACATTGCACCAAAGATATTTAATTTACCTATGTAATCAAACATttcttttaatgcaatcatgCATATTACCCTCGAACTAGCCCAGCTAGAACGACAATGCATACACAAACATGATAGACTTGTAATGATATAAAAGCAAGAAGGTGACTCTATTAAGATGTTCGGATTGATTAGTGTATTATTATACAAATGATAAGTCTTATGCTTGAGTTCATTTGTCTACTTTTAGATAATATTACTTGTTGTATCGAGTATCAAAGTTCCACAAAATTTCCTCAGTTTGGCTTGTGCATTTGAGTTCATAGTCTAATATAACTGTCACATGAGACAATGTTAGTAGACTATATATATTGTGTCCTTTTCCTTcttgtcattatatatatatatatatatataattgatttcTGTGAGCGAGTTATTATTCATATGTTTCTACTACAAATCTTCCTATCATTATGAGAGCTCTACAAATTACTTGGACACAATAAATCCACTTTCTTCTTGCAGCACTTAATAtggtttgaaatgtaatgttggcCGCAATGCAAATTCTGACTTCATATTCGCTGCCACACCAAACAAAACGAGCAGAGGAACAAAACGAGGAAAGCATCGACTTGACATGCCGCTAAAATCCAATGGACTGCAAGAAAGTCGACGTCAAAATGGATAGCTGCCATTTTGCTTCAGAGCGTTGCGTCTACAAGTTTTGACTCTCCAACTCCAAGCTATGTATCGATCAGCTTCTATCCCATTGCTTTGATACAACCGTGAGTTGGCATATATCTACCAGAGACTGGCCATCCTTAATATTGAATCATTCACACCGTTTCAATCAACTGATCGTTGATGGTTATAAGTACTCTGAGGTTAAGACTCTTTCCACAAAATGGGATTCCTTTTCTGTGTACAATGTAACTCACTTATATTCTCCTATATATTTTCTTGCAGTGTGTTTGCCGTGGATTCTCCACTGACAAATTTGACATCTGATATGCTCTCCTACCAAGAAGACATGTCGTCACAAACAGCTGTATTCAATTTGGAATCTGATATTGAAAGCTTTATCTTAGGTTTTAGGCCTCTAGACTTGGTGTCTCATCTTTTCTCGTTTCCTCGTTCCCATGGGGACAGCTCTATCTCGGAGTTCGCACTGAGACTCATGCTGCCACGCCACGATTAGGACATCCATGCCCGAGTCGACAATGTTGAAGGATCCGAAGTGAAGATGTACACTCCCATGGATGATGGGTCGAACGTAGGTTTGGATCTCGGAGCTCCGAATTGAGTACCCGCAACACTGCTCGACGAAGGAAGCGTCGTCACACATGAATCACCCATGACGACACAAGCACTCTTCGCCTACACAGAGCGGATCACCGGCGGGCCCGTCTTTCCACCACTCGGCCACGCGCGGCCACCCAACAGACGACGGCATGCATGCGTCGGACGAAGCCGCGTCCCACTTTTATCCCTCGGGCAATGCCCTACCAACCCTAAAGCTCaccgaacacacacacacacacacacacccccgaCATGTATGACAGCGTCTCCCACTCGATCATAATAATAGCTTCTCTTTTATCCCCCACGTACTCGCTGAGGAGAGAGCAGGCATGATGAGGCACCGGCGGATGAGAGAGAAGCTGCGCCGTGAAGGGTATACGATGTGGAGGCATGGGAACTGAAAGCTTGCAGTGATGTACATGTGGATCAGACGTAGTGGGAGGTGGGCAGCGGGCGGTTCTCGGTCCCCTCACGGCCGGCATCAGAAGCTTAAAAGCCTTTGGGAACCCACCTCCAAAGAATGGAGTTAATGGGAGCCACACTGCACACCGACACAGTAGCAGCTTAATCGTTCTGGTTGTCGATTGCGGATGGATTCACATCCCTTCTTTATAGGCTTCGGTGGACTCCAGATCATGTGATCTCCATGAGCTTGCATTGCAGTACACAATGAAGCAGGAGTGCTGATTTGATtcgacttaattttttttttttgaaattttaggTATCTCGAGAATTGATTTATAGTAATTATCATGTTGTAGATAGTACTAAGAATATGACGGAATGAGATAGTTACCCCTAGATCCTATGAATAAGATCATAATTCATGAAGCAAGACGAGGGATATATACTTCAAAATATCTGGTAAGTATTCTATGTATATCCTCttgtttaaatactacatcggtttccttgatcaaaagaatttttttttaattgtatcGTAATATTCTGTTTTTATCGTTTCCTTGTTCCTCCATCCCTAACATCTCGAGCAATGCAAGATCGTCGTCCAAACATAAATAATCGATATTTAAAATACTTGTGTGAAACGAAGGGAGATGAATATACAAGAAAACTGTTAAGGGTTAAATTCACATAGAATCCAAATCCAATAAGATCACGAATCCAAAATAAGGATCATACACCATATATTGATCCAAGATTCATATGTTAACTGAGAAATAATAAATACACTCGAGAACACAAAGAAGAGGGTACTAAAGAACACCAGTGGTACAACCTGATAGGTATCATCAAATGAGATTGAGAGACACCGGAAGGGAATTGGACTGAAATCATAAACATTACGAATGTAtcagttaataaaatattgaaatttaTTTGATCTTTAGATAGCATACCAACGTTAAATTTcatgatcaaacaagtcatgcaGTAAATCCAAATAAGCTCGTCGTGCTTTAGCAACTTGAAATAATAGAGAGAGCTGATTATTCCAGCAGAGAATCCTGGTGAAGAATAAGCAGTAAGCATGAAAACAGAAAAACAGAGAAAAATGTTATTTCGAGTGCAGAAGTAATATTTGATGAATGAACAGTCATTTTAGGTCACTACCGAATGAAACTTTCATGTTTGTCATCCACAATTGCTTCATGCACTAAAGTTTGAGAGTACAAGGGCTTAACAGAGATTACATGTTACAGCAACTGTGACGATTGAGCAACTTGATGAATACAGACTCTGCTAAGCAGGGCAAAAGGCAATGCTTGATGCTCAGAAAACTCGTCCCCATATATCGAATTCAAAAAGCATGATACAAGTAGGGCAAGattgaataaatcaatgaaaTACAGTGTAAGAAGGTAACTACTCTGATCTTTGTAGAATAGCTCGTAATGGTATATTCATCTATAATTACTGTTGAAACAATGCCTCGAATACCTTGCAGCTGGAAAAAGGACTCAAGAGGACCAATGGTCAGGGACAGTAAGGAAGTAATTTGACATGGCTTTTCTGAATCTTTTCTTGTATTGCAATGGAGATATTACGGTTGGAGTTGCATGTTTCGAGCCACCAAGGATGCCAGAGGCTTTTACCCATGTTTCAAGTTGCTTGTCCCATGTATACTGCCGCATGAAGTCTATGATTCCTATCACTAGCTCTTTGTGTGTCTCATCGATGCCGACCAGCAACGAGTAGTCCATGACATAAATAGACTGCAAAATGTGGAGAGATAGGattaaacaaaataataaaataactatGTTTTTGGGACTTCCAAGTATAGTGAACAAAAAATTTCACCCATCAGTGCATAACCATTGGTCTTTTTGGCCAAGAAACCAGAACTGCACGCATAACAGGGTTCAAGTTGAATGGTTATCTCACTGTTGTCGTGCTGAAGATGATTGTCAAAGAATAAAACAGAAACTAGCATAAGCCTCTCCTCTAATTCAATGATGCTAGTTAATCTGAAATTTTTAGGAGTCAAAAAGGTTTTAAATCTCAGGCCAATACCAGTGTTAACGATACCTATGTGACAAGCAACATAACAACCTGTAATGCCCGGTATCAACCAAAGAAATATAAAGAAATTAAATACCAATCAATACCAGATCATATGGTCTAATGCTGGTCCTTACGTACTGACCAGAATTTGAATCATTGGGAATCAGATTGTGTACGGTTTGGCAAGTCTTATCAGGCATGGTCTTTCCAGAAAGAAGATAAGTCAAAACAATTCACAAATGTTAATGATCTATCTCACATAAACAAAAGATTAAGAATACTGAACACCTATTTATCATCACAGTTATCATTGGCCAATATAATAAATCGGCTTACTTAAGTAATGTGTAACTTTTCCAGTTAATTGATTAAGAAAATATAAGAACAAAGCCTAAATATTAATTAGCTCTCAAATTAAAAACCTTTTCAAAGTCATGAGAGATGATTGGCTTTCTGCTGAAACTTCAACCTCCAAATAGAATTCTTTTCTTTATATGACTTTTCTATTAGTCAACACATACTCACATGATGATCTGAAGACATCGGGACCACCAAGGGGATCATTGCTATCTTCAAAGCTTAATGGCTGGTTACACGATAAAAGGTAATCCATACGTCTATAGGAAATAGGGATGTCGTAAAAAAATGAGATATCAAGATTTTGTCATCATCCTGATCCTCTCTCcaaatataattattttctttaaaccaaggtatgcaatttcataccgtaccagagtttcgacattcgctcggtacggtacgaaactgtataccgctcggtatatatatatataaggcgacgtcgcgtcgcctcggcgacatcgccgaaaaaggcgacgcgacgtcgccttttatatatatatatatatatatatgttttcgtTTCGCCCGGTAACGAACAGTCCATGTACCGgtaagctgacggaccggtatgtaccgcccgtactgggcggtattattcgaaattgcataccttactTTAAACGTCCTTGTATTACTGTACAGTTCACACATGCTGACCTGGATGCATCGGGGCCACCAAGCTGATCATTGCTATCATCAAAGCTTAATGGTTGGATATGTAtttaaggagaaaaagaaaagtaaagataaaaaagaaacacCTACAGAGAGTTGCATGGCACTGCA contains:
- the LOC135650967 gene encoding transcription factor MYB20-like, encoding MGRQPCCDKVGLKKGPWTAEEDKRLINFILTNGQCCWRAVPKLAGLLRCGKSCRLRWTNYLRPDLKRGLLSEAEEKLVIELHSKLGNRWSKIASHLPGRTDNEIKNHWNTHIKKKLRRMGIDPLTHEPLIPSANDLLHQEQQQVGASADRREGNDKVSEEQGEEENITSTVDDAFCTDEVPMIQPHEMIVPCASTPSASFSISSSSSSSSSSSSSSSSSCSSSCSSVKAQEIQPPCMEWPESVCLWGLDELNGWDFNYAQGDEQLGLDLFTQWQRTALDQETWKFELF